Proteins co-encoded in one Coxiella burnetii genomic window:
- a CDS encoding CBU_1685 family Dot/Icm T4SS effector, translated as MRTTISTVTDNPMIHLAKLGHELIKLDPDLISENSWSESNLLKQLESLVILDNINKKKQIIEDLFKKLKENPNPSDSEKLISQLTLLHSFEIGVLKHLIEEQEKLESLQKSPKDRIKETIRLIGLKILLYNADKYLEEKKNIVGGKISRASFKTLEKFDLLHIAEDLLAEKKEYFSLWNENDPSQGLKKLLDRLIESADSYKAVAEENKKANSNASDKSDFMELLAKEIDIPPSKTLKALDELKKRARNLYQFIYQNTHIYTHYHNVPPCVFNFDQEISKFQQNYIKENILNLLEQHIRDLEASGLSLDLRIDLETIIKITKKFTDKLIERDNFYEKITELRLVEFFSDFSKMIKTFIDKKNSSLDKEEALAAFEEKWSQQFPSFNLNDDDSETNNDTVGRDNLDKKYISKLTEIFSNLIRNIKHLISTAKKNSLANNSSADRLNFCLFKVVKNCHRSVNHHTDYSISSIKIK; from the coding sequence ATGAGAACAACCATCTCAACCGTGACAGACAATCCCATGATCCATTTAGCAAAGCTGGGGCATGAATTAATAAAATTAGATCCAGATTTAATTAGTGAAAATTCCTGGTCTGAATCCAATTTGCTAAAACAGTTAGAAAGTTTGGTAATTCTAGATAATATAAATAAAAAGAAACAAATTATTGAAGATTTATTTAAAAAATTAAAAGAAAATCCAAACCCTTCTGATTCTGAAAAATTAATAAGCCAGCTTACCTTACTGCATTCATTTGAGATTGGTGTATTGAAACATCTTATTGAAGAGCAAGAAAAATTAGAAAGCCTTCAAAAATCACCCAAAGATAGAATTAAAGAAACTATACGACTTATAGGCTTAAAAATTCTTCTATATAACGCTGATAAATACCTCGAAGAGAAAAAAAATATAGTTGGAGGAAAAATTAGCCGTGCGTCGTTCAAAACATTAGAAAAATTCGATTTACTACATATAGCGGAGGATTTATTAGCTGAAAAAAAAGAATATTTCAGTCTTTGGAATGAAAATGATCCGTCACAGGGACTAAAGAAACTTTTAGACCGCTTGATAGAATCGGCAGATTCCTATAAGGCGGTAGCAGAAGAAAACAAAAAGGCAAATTCAAACGCTAGCGATAAGAGTGATTTCATGGAATTATTAGCTAAAGAAATTGATATACCTCCTTCGAAAACGTTAAAAGCATTGGATGAGTTAAAAAAAAGAGCAAGAAATTTATATCAATTTATTTACCAGAATACCCATATATATACTCATTATCATAACGTGCCACCTTGCGTATTTAATTTCGATCAAGAAATCTCTAAATTCCAACAGAATTATATTAAAGAAAATATATTAAACCTACTAGAACAGCATATACGCGATCTTGAAGCGTCAGGACTTTCTTTAGACCTTCGAATTGACTTAGAGACCATAATTAAAATAACAAAAAAATTTACAGATAAATTAATTGAGAGAGATAATTTTTATGAAAAAATAACCGAATTAAGACTCGTTGAGTTTTTTTCCGATTTCTCAAAAATGATAAAAACTTTTATAGATAAAAAAAACAGCTCCCTCGATAAGGAAGAAGCACTCGCCGCTTTTGAGGAAAAATGGTCGCAGCAGTTCCCATCCTTTAATTTGAATGACGACGATAGTGAGACTAACAATGATACGGTGGGCAGAGATAATCTAGACAAAAAATATATTTCTAAATTAACCGAAATATTCTCAAATTTAATAAGGAATATTAAACATTTGATAAGCACAGCAAAAAAGAATTCTTTGGCCAATAATAGCAGCGCCGATCGTTTAAATTTTTGCTTATTTAAAGTTGTTAAAAATTGTCATCGATCAGTAAATCACCACACTGATTACTCCATTTCTAGCATTAAAATTAAATAA
- the cetCb5 gene encoding Dot/Icm T4SS effector CetCb5 — protein sequence MPSSSKDLRKKLKNYCENQSEFDSKILNFPPQDVLAELVVIYPMPNAQADRIYEMLQQLALHCKTQQQALDNCLEDIRDLFQIIIEISDKDKSRKKDIVRFIELLQNFFKDNLLTGKEIYDLISIPSEAAKGSIFEQLDKVGLTSQIKKLLGQHHEQITIDQQIAHLLVARFEGEELQNYLELVKQIDHFPQNQLVVDHLIKQIPLITRYIKEKRQLTDVDLINSILDVFLQLPNTKSEIQNLFLTLIAILNPKEQLDYISLILMRLIDNRFSFSPEGIDFLMNSKLKDIMIGKFKLRAILIFNLATQNLISESITKTLVKKYIDNKGTLLDEIKNFLLNFNHSVNQFIDHFIKLTFLIYITQNNESVWRFLIKSKDREELEMKKKLFLESLCLHLKGSTDNNFPKNYADRIEKLDFSDLLQIFISKSKLMDLTQLNPALRACGLETPNSSSRETSALNNSTLKFLKISVSTFAPVLHYLMTQGLLGETITKAFHSSELESALFNYIKTLESSQQEKTIQLAFQPISPFNHFFSDSTKEELKIIPSSINQSINSDEEEEEKGFDEDFTDSDEESSDVDLPPPPTDFEKIKVQSYLIFDRLIMKFNPAETEESFRSQFLSVNEHANQFLNDKDVSWDKREEFCQAFRSDRPGSSADEASEYPEEQKPDLAVNCIMYTLWYEVAVKAQWASEYYIAIYDYAKKPIREPSTAGLPFSEIYSTTWDAVLNYITENKTQETTSLSALLNQQGMFPSNSGESPAEQPGPTEEPTNGYQP from the coding sequence ATGCCCTCTAGTTCTAAAGATTTAAGAAAAAAGTTAAAAAACTACTGTGAAAATCAAAGTGAATTCGATAGCAAGATATTAAATTTCCCTCCACAGGATGTGTTAGCCGAACTTGTTGTAATTTATCCTATGCCAAATGCCCAAGCAGATCGCATTTACGAAATGCTTCAACAGCTTGCTCTTCACTGTAAAACCCAACAGCAAGCTCTGGATAACTGTCTTGAAGACATAAGAGATCTATTTCAAATAATTATAGAGATTTCGGATAAAGATAAGAGTCGAAAAAAAGATATTGTTCGTTTTATTGAACTCCTTCAGAATTTCTTCAAGGATAACCTTTTAACAGGAAAAGAAATATATGATTTAATTTCTATTCCCAGCGAGGCGGCTAAGGGATCTATTTTCGAGCAGCTTGACAAAGTCGGTTTAACCTCTCAAATAAAGAAACTCCTTGGGCAGCATCATGAGCAAATTACAATTGACCAACAAATTGCCCATTTATTGGTAGCACGCTTTGAGGGAGAAGAACTACAAAATTATTTGGAGTTAGTGAAGCAGATTGATCACTTTCCTCAAAATCAACTGGTAGTAGATCATTTAATTAAACAAATTCCTTTGATCACTAGATACATAAAGGAAAAACGACAACTAACAGATGTCGATTTAATTAATTCTATACTTGACGTATTTTTACAACTGCCGAACACGAAATCCGAAATTCAAAATCTCTTTCTAACTCTGATTGCTATTCTAAATCCTAAGGAACAATTGGACTATATTAGTTTAATTTTAATGAGGTTAATAGATAACCGTTTTTCATTTTCACCGGAGGGAATTGATTTTTTAATGAATTCTAAGTTGAAAGATATTATGATTGGCAAATTTAAGTTAAGAGCAATTCTTATATTTAACCTTGCTACTCAAAACTTAATATCGGAATCAATAACGAAAACTTTAGTTAAAAAATACATTGATAATAAAGGTACGCTCCTTGATGAAATCAAGAATTTCTTATTAAATTTTAACCATTCAGTAAATCAGTTCATTGATCATTTTATTAAATTAACTTTTCTTATTTATATTACTCAAAATAATGAATCCGTTTGGCGATTTCTTATTAAATCTAAGGATCGCGAAGAGTTGGAAATGAAAAAAAAATTATTCCTTGAATCTCTCTGCCTTCATTTAAAAGGATCAACGGATAATAATTTTCCTAAAAACTATGCCGACCGGATTGAAAAATTAGATTTTTCAGACCTGCTCCAAATTTTTATTAGCAAATCTAAATTGATGGATTTAACTCAACTAAATCCTGCTTTAAGAGCATGTGGTCTTGAAACGCCGAATTCTTCATCGAGGGAAACTTCAGCGCTAAATAATTCAACTTTAAAATTCCTAAAAATCAGTGTTTCTACTTTCGCCCCAGTTTTGCATTATTTAATGACACAAGGCCTATTAGGCGAAACCATAACTAAAGCTTTTCATTCCTCAGAATTAGAAAGCGCTCTATTTAATTACATAAAAACACTTGAATCTTCTCAACAGGAAAAAACTATACAACTTGCTTTTCAACCAATATCTCCTTTTAATCATTTTTTTAGTGATTCTACAAAAGAAGAATTAAAAATAATTCCCAGTTCTATTAATCAATCTATAAATTCTGATGAAGAGGAGGAAGAAAAAGGATTTGATGAAGATTTCACAGATTCTGATGAAGAATCAAGCGACGTGGATTTACCTCCACCACCTACTGATTTTGAAAAAATAAAAGTACAATCCTATTTAATTTTTGATCGACTCATCATGAAATTTAACCCCGCTGAAACAGAGGAAAGTTTTAGAAGCCAGTTTTTAAGCGTTAACGAACATGCGAATCAATTTTTAAACGATAAAGATGTTTCATGGGATAAGCGAGAAGAATTTTGTCAAGCTTTTAGAAGTGACCGCCCCGGAAGCTCCGCGGATGAGGCGTCAGAATACCCCGAAGAGCAGAAACCCGACTTGGCAGTAAATTGTATAATGTACACTTTATGGTACGAAGTTGCCGTGAAAGCTCAATGGGCTAGTGAATACTATATTGCTATTTACGATTATGCAAAGAAACCAATTCGTGAACCTTCTACTGCTGGATTACCTTTTTCTGAAATTTATTCTACGACTTGGGATGCCGTATTAAATTATATAACTGAAAATAAGACACAAGAAACGACTTCCTTGAGTGCACTTCTTAACCAACAAGGAATGTTTCCATCGAATAGCGGTGAATCCCCCGCCGAACAACCAGGACCAACGGAAGAACCAACAAACGGATATCAACCCTAG
- a CDS encoding glycoside hydrolase, which translates to MPTALFQHNPVLYQNDTIINQNGKPLYGFLNIGRTLNSSFAMPEVKYRLQETLSNYQVPFNSWFFDTDGAGELYNDFSKAHRMTQAQDAINRLQRMRYAAEHRHLVIGTEDGDDYSAGVVAFGHGDVTAGIWDADMRRHKNSPYYMGKYFAPFGIPPRYAKLTPLKPTIATIYFSPKYSIPLYQLVYHNSVIVSDHWEYATFKFPQEITNNVLRTFLYDYPPLLHLDRDYWKKHKDFFKSYLPIWQSFSLKVAGAEMSDFHLLDREGLIQATRFSNGIRVIANFSDRPYKYQQWHLSGKSVIAINHNKQIVQFSPGKF; encoded by the coding sequence ATGCCAACAGCATTATTCCAACATAATCCGGTTCTTTATCAGAATGATACGATCATTAATCAAAACGGTAAGCCTCTTTACGGTTTCTTGAACATAGGGCGGACTTTAAATTCCAGTTTTGCGATGCCAGAAGTGAAATATCGGCTTCAAGAGACGTTGAGTAATTATCAAGTCCCGTTTAATTCATGGTTTTTTGATACCGATGGGGCGGGCGAATTATATAATGATTTTTCTAAGGCTCATCGCATGACGCAGGCGCAAGATGCCATCAATCGTCTCCAGCGCATGCGCTATGCCGCGGAACATCGCCATTTAGTCATTGGTACAGAGGATGGGGATGACTATAGTGCTGGCGTCGTCGCTTTCGGCCATGGCGATGTTACCGCCGGAATTTGGGATGCTGACATGCGTCGTCATAAAAACTCCCCCTATTATATGGGAAAATATTTTGCTCCCTTTGGAATTCCTCCCCGTTATGCTAAATTAACTCCATTAAAACCGACGATTGCCACAATTTATTTTTCTCCTAAATACAGCATCCCTTTATATCAATTGGTTTATCACAATAGTGTCATTGTTAGCGATCACTGGGAATACGCCACATTTAAGTTCCCACAGGAAATTACGAATAATGTGCTGAGAACTTTTTTATACGATTACCCGCCGCTACTTCATTTAGATCGCGACTATTGGAAAAAGCATAAAGACTTTTTTAAATCCTATTTGCCGATCTGGCAGTCCTTTTCTCTAAAAGTTGCGGGCGCTGAAATGAGTGATTTTCATCTTTTGGATCGTGAAGGGCTTATACAAGCCACACGATTTAGCAACGGCATTCGCGTGATTGCTAATTTTTCCGATCGGCCTTATAAATATCAGCAATGGCATTTGTCAGGAAAATCCGTGATTGCCATAAATCATAATAAACAAATAGTGCAATTCTCACCGGGGAAATTTTAG
- a CDS encoding glycoside hydrolase: protein MIKRLGAQSWVGRWDKYEFEQLMSCLIEDPSLYKQSQFVGVQLNPKTVSLLKKGITSLSPIEKIDLNKNLIQSVFAKAIKPVSEWGNGVSLWMLQQLKSIGLRRAWLGLDDRSLGILHQNVIQQAVKDGYLIAPYDSTIRFSLRQNLKCQQHYSNIIRFFIRMIRSLIKTVSLFTVS, encoded by the coding sequence GTGATAAAACGCTTAGGAGCGCAGTCGTGGGTGGGTCGTTGGGATAAGTATGAATTTGAACAACTCATGAGTTGTTTAATTGAAGATCCTTCTCTTTATAAGCAATCGCAATTTGTGGGAGTGCAATTGAATCCAAAAACCGTTTCGCTACTGAAAAAAGGTATCACGTCGCTTTCTCCGATAGAAAAAATCGACCTTAATAAAAATTTGATTCAATCTGTTTTTGCAAAGGCGATTAAACCAGTTTCAGAATGGGGCAATGGAGTTTCGTTATGGATGTTGCAACAATTAAAATCGATAGGCCTTCGTCGTGCATGGCTCGGGCTAGATGATCGCTCATTAGGGATATTACATCAAAATGTTATCCAACAAGCCGTAAAAGATGGTTATCTTATTGCACCTTATGATTCTACAATTCGATTCAGCTTGCGACAGAACTTAAAATGCCAACAGCATTATTCCAACATAATCCGGTTCTTTATCAGAATGATACGATCATTAATCAAAACGGTAAGCCTCTTTACGGTTTCTTGA
- the dcd gene encoding dCTP deaminase — MPIKSDKWIRRMAESHQLIYPFEPKQVRETPSGKVISYGTSSYGYDVRCADEFKIFTNINASIVDPKNFDPNGFIDLKANVCIIPPNSFVLARTVEYFKIPRNILTICLGKSTYARCGIIVNVTPLEPEWEGHVTLEFSNTTNLPAKIYANEGVAQMLFLESDEVCDISYKDRGGKYQGQKGVTLPVA; from the coding sequence ATGCCGATTAAATCCGATAAATGGATTCGTCGCATGGCAGAATCCCACCAACTGATTTATCCGTTCGAGCCTAAACAGGTGCGTGAAACGCCGAGCGGAAAAGTAATTTCCTATGGAACGTCCAGTTACGGCTATGATGTGCGTTGTGCGGACGAATTTAAAATTTTTACGAACATTAACGCTTCTATCGTTGATCCTAAAAATTTTGATCCTAATGGGTTTATTGATTTAAAGGCCAATGTCTGTATCATACCTCCGAACTCATTTGTCTTAGCGCGAACGGTAGAATATTTTAAAATCCCTCGGAATATCTTAACGATTTGTTTAGGCAAATCGACGTACGCACGGTGTGGGATTATTGTAAACGTAACACCGCTCGAACCCGAATGGGAAGGACATGTAACGCTCGAATTTTCAAATACCACGAATTTGCCGGCGAAAATTTATGCGAACGAAGGCGTTGCACAAATGTTGTTTTTAGAGTCCGACGAAGTTTGTGATATTTCTTATAAAGACCGCGGAGGAAAATACCAGGGGCAGAAAGGAGTTACCTTACCAGTAGCTTAG
- a CDS encoding Mrp/NBP35 family ATP-binding protein, which yields MTPFNETHFIIMLYQTIRDQLKKRAIAARAVQAGQKGMPAIKNIIAVASGKGGVGKSTTAVNLALALAEAGAEVGLLDADIHGPNQPLMLGVQKKPEMQAKKFVPIRKYGIQSISVGYLIDPKTPVIWRGPMVSQALQQLLYDTLWEDLDFLILDLPPGTGDIPLTLAKKAPIAGAVIVTTPQDVSLLDAGKALTMFKKLGITVLGIVENMALYTCPQCGHTEAIFGSGGGESMAAADNVPLLGRLPLHIAIRKNADAGTPLVMAEPESALASHYRTIAFALVEQLTLQPINYAVKFPTIVVEGGK from the coding sequence ATGACGCCTTTTAACGAAACTCATTTTATCATCATGCTGTATCAAACTATTCGCGATCAATTAAAAAAGCGTGCTATTGCGGCTCGGGCTGTGCAGGCCGGACAGAAGGGGATGCCGGCGATTAAAAATATTATCGCCGTGGCCTCTGGTAAGGGTGGCGTTGGGAAATCGACGACTGCTGTTAATCTTGCCTTAGCATTGGCCGAAGCAGGGGCCGAAGTGGGCTTGCTGGATGCGGATATCCATGGGCCGAACCAACCGTTAATGCTTGGGGTACAGAAAAAGCCTGAAATGCAGGCAAAGAAATTTGTGCCGATTCGCAAGTATGGCATTCAATCCATCTCGGTGGGTTATTTAATCGATCCCAAAACCCCTGTAATTTGGCGAGGCCCGATGGTCAGTCAGGCGCTGCAACAATTGCTTTACGATACGCTGTGGGAAGATCTGGATTTTCTGATTTTGGATTTGCCGCCCGGAACAGGCGATATTCCGCTAACGTTAGCGAAAAAAGCCCCTATTGCGGGGGCGGTGATCGTCACTACTCCGCAGGACGTTTCTTTATTGGACGCGGGCAAGGCGCTTACGATGTTTAAAAAACTAGGAATTACTGTGCTCGGCATCGTTGAAAATATGGCGCTGTACACATGCCCCCAGTGTGGTCACACCGAAGCTATTTTTGGCAGCGGCGGTGGTGAATCTATGGCGGCGGCCGATAATGTTCCTTTATTGGGTCGATTACCGCTGCACATTGCCATTCGTAAAAATGCGGACGCCGGCACGCCTCTCGTGATGGCAGAACCCGAGAGTGCGCTTGCGTCACATTATCGCACTATCGCGTTCGCTTTAGTCGAGCAATTGACATTACAGCCCATTAATTATGCCGTAAAATTCCCAACTATCGTCGTCGAAGGAGGAAAATAA
- a CDS encoding helix-turn-helix domain-containing protein — protein MTRRSTTWHKTFKQTGLSDPEAKAEYEAFKLQLELADQLKKERQKAHLTQETVAERMETQKPVVARIEAAGGKGRHSPSLKTLVKYANAIGCHLQIKLVSSKKRKGAR, from the coding sequence ATGACTAGACGATCAACCACTTGGCATAAAACCTTTAAGCAGACAGGGCTTTCTGATCCGGAAGCAAAAGCCGAATATGAAGCATTTAAATTACAACTAGAATTGGCAGACCAGTTAAAAAAAGAAAGACAAAAAGCACATCTCACTCAAGAAACGGTTGCAGAACGTATGGAAACACAAAAACCGGTCGTGGCTCGAATAGAGGCAGCGGGCGGAAAAGGGAGGCACTCTCCCTCCTTAAAAACGTTAGTAAAATATGCCAATGCCATCGGTTGCCACCTCCAAATCAAATTGGTTTCCAGTAAAAAAAGAAAAGGTGCCCGTTAA
- a CDS encoding type II toxin-antitoxin system RelE/ParE family toxin, with protein sequence MIISLDGQEGIARFFYCTQVKKEIVILHAFIKKTQETPIKELEIAKKRMKEVKNND encoded by the coding sequence TTGATAATATCGTTAGATGGACAGGAAGGGATTGCTCGTTTTTTTTATTGTACTCAGGTAAAGAAAGAAATTGTAATACTGCATGCTTTTATAAAGAAAACACAAGAAACACCTATCAAAGAGCTGGAGATAGCAAAAAAACGTATGAAAGAGGTAAAAAACAATGACTAG
- the metG gene encoding methionine--tRNA ligase gives MTTEKRQILVTAALPYANGPIHLGHMVEHIQADIWVRFQRLKGNDCLFICGEDAHGTAIMITAQKQGLPPEALVAKMHKEHARDLGGFLIEYDNFYTTHSPENRELAELIYTRLKDKGDIFAKTISQAYDPVKEIFLPDRFIRGTCPRCGAKDQYGDVCEVCGATYSPTELIDPVSALSGAKPIEKNSEHFFFSLNRYTQLLKKWIDAGHLQPQVANKLKEWFSEDLKPWDISRDAPYFGFEIPHAANKYFYVWLDAPIGYMASLKNLSKQRPSVNFDAYWKEGSQTELYHFVGKDIVYFHALFWPAMLSGAGFRLPTTIYVHGYLTVNGQKMSKSRGTFITAHHYLDHLSPEYLRYYYAAKLSAQVEDIDLNLDDFIQRVNADLIGKYVNLASRCAGFITKNFGGKLANELPEPDLYESFLQTEQTITDYYESLNYSKAVRVIMSLADRANQYIDAKKPWALAKEINQEAQVQAVCTQGLNLFKILTTYLKPILPVTAKKVEQFLNCDELNFANLKTPLLDHSVNPFEPLMQRLLPETAAQLTHE, from the coding sequence ATGACGACAGAAAAAAGACAAATTCTGGTGACTGCCGCCTTGCCTTACGCAAATGGGCCTATTCATTTGGGCCATATGGTTGAACACATCCAGGCGGATATTTGGGTCCGATTTCAGCGACTGAAGGGAAACGATTGCCTTTTCATTTGCGGTGAAGATGCGCATGGCACGGCCATTATGATCACCGCACAAAAACAAGGGCTTCCCCCCGAAGCGCTGGTGGCTAAAATGCATAAGGAACACGCTCGAGATTTGGGAGGATTCTTAATTGAATACGACAACTTTTACACGACCCATTCCCCCGAAAACCGCGAATTGGCCGAATTAATCTACACCCGCCTTAAAGATAAAGGCGATATTTTTGCGAAGACTATCTCCCAAGCCTACGATCCCGTGAAAGAAATTTTTCTGCCTGATCGTTTCATTCGCGGTACGTGTCCGCGGTGCGGCGCCAAAGATCAATATGGCGATGTCTGTGAAGTTTGCGGTGCCACCTATAGCCCAACTGAATTAATCGACCCGGTTTCTGCTTTATCCGGCGCAAAGCCCATTGAAAAAAATTCGGAACATTTTTTCTTTTCCTTAAATCGCTACACTCAATTATTAAAAAAATGGATCGATGCGGGACACTTGCAACCTCAAGTCGCTAATAAACTCAAAGAATGGTTCTCTGAGGATTTAAAGCCGTGGGATATTTCTCGGGATGCGCCTTACTTCGGTTTTGAAATTCCCCATGCGGCTAATAAATATTTTTACGTTTGGTTGGATGCGCCCATCGGCTACATGGCCAGTTTAAAAAACCTCTCCAAACAACGTCCTTCCGTGAATTTCGATGCTTATTGGAAAGAAGGAAGCCAAACGGAGCTCTATCATTTTGTCGGAAAAGATATCGTGTATTTCCATGCACTTTTTTGGCCGGCAATGCTTTCCGGCGCTGGTTTTCGATTACCAACGACTATTTATGTCCATGGTTATCTCACGGTAAACGGCCAGAAAATGTCAAAATCCCGTGGAACTTTTATTACAGCGCACCATTACTTGGATCATTTAAGTCCTGAATATTTACGGTATTATTATGCTGCCAAATTAAGCGCTCAAGTTGAAGATATCGACTTAAATTTGGATGACTTTATTCAACGGGTTAACGCCGATTTAATCGGAAAATACGTCAATCTCGCCAGCCGGTGCGCTGGCTTTATTACGAAAAATTTTGGCGGAAAATTAGCAAACGAATTGCCGGAACCTGATTTATACGAATCCTTCTTACAAACTGAACAAACGATCACAGATTATTATGAGTCACTCAATTACAGTAAAGCGGTTCGTGTTATTATGTCGCTGGCAGACCGAGCCAATCAATATATCGATGCAAAAAAGCCCTGGGCGCTTGCTAAAGAAATTAATCAAGAAGCTCAAGTACAAGCCGTCTGTACCCAAGGGCTTAATTTATTTAAAATTTTAACGACCTATTTAAAACCCATCTTGCCGGTCACCGCAAAAAAAGTCGAGCAATTTTTAAATTGTGATGAATTAAATTTTGCAAATTTAAAAACGCCATTGCTCGATCATTCGGTTAATCCTTTTGAACCTTTAATGCAACGATTATTACCTGAAACCGCTGCTCAATTGACCCATGAGTGA
- a CDS encoding RnfABCDGE type electron transport complex subunit B, translating to MSEKEKLIDDIDAILPQTQCGLCEYAACRPYAAAMVNNEAPIDRCLPGGVETLLKLADALEQDPTPSITTLEEKTKPASIAFVREDECIGCTKCIQACPTDAIIGASKLMHTVITDACTGCELCLPPCPVDCIDMKIIAPLTPHEKKQKAQQWRSRYEKKQKRLSRHKAEQRRKHQEAKLVNTPKQTLDARKAAIRDSIERVRAKKGNSNGSN from the coding sequence ATGAGTGAGAAAGAAAAATTAATTGACGATATCGATGCCATCTTACCACAGACCCAATGTGGCCTGTGTGAATACGCCGCCTGCCGCCCTTATGCCGCAGCAATGGTTAACAACGAAGCTCCTATCGATCGGTGTCTGCCCGGCGGTGTGGAGACACTTTTAAAATTAGCCGATGCCCTTGAGCAAGATCCCACCCCTTCTATCACTACGTTGGAAGAAAAAACTAAACCGGCCAGCATTGCTTTCGTTCGCGAAGATGAATGTATCGGCTGCACGAAATGTATCCAAGCGTGTCCCACCGATGCAATTATCGGTGCTTCTAAATTAATGCACACGGTGATCACCGACGCTTGCACCGGCTGTGAACTCTGCCTCCCGCCTTGTCCGGTGGATTGCATCGATATGAAAATTATTGCACCGCTCACCCCTCACGAAAAAAAGCAAAAGGCGCAACAATGGCGTTCTCGTTATGAAAAAAAACAGAAAAGACTTTCCCGCCATAAAGCCGAGCAACGCCGCAAGCACCAAGAAGCTAAATTAGTCAATACACCCAAACAAACGTTGGACGCACGAAAAGCCGCCATCCGTGATTCGATCGAACGCGTCCGAGCAAAAAAGGGAAATTCTAATGGATCAAACTGA
- the nth gene encoding endonuclease III, with translation MDQTEREEIFRRFKARNHKPVSELIYHSEFELLISVMLSAQATDISVNKATKDLYRIANTPAKVLALGESGLKKYIKSIGLYNTKAKNIIKTCKILVENYHSKVPRTREELEALPGVGRKTANVILNTAFGEHAIAVDTHIFRVANRTGLARGKTPLAVEKKLMEVVPKKYLADAHHWLVLHGRYICIARRPKCSECLINDLCEYPDKTPLNLSNPTE, from the coding sequence ATGGATCAAACTGAACGTGAAGAAATTTTTCGTCGCTTTAAAGCACGCAATCATAAACCGGTCTCCGAATTAATTTATCATTCTGAGTTTGAATTATTAATTTCGGTAATGCTATCGGCACAAGCCACCGACATCAGCGTTAATAAAGCCACTAAAGATTTATACCGCATCGCTAATACGCCGGCCAAGGTGTTAGCACTGGGTGAAAGCGGATTAAAAAAATACATTAAATCGATTGGCCTTTATAATACGAAAGCTAAAAATATTATTAAAACATGCAAAATATTAGTTGAAAACTATCACTCCAAAGTACCCCGAACGCGTGAGGAACTGGAAGCTTTACCCGGCGTTGGCCGCAAAACGGCAAACGTGATTTTAAACACGGCATTTGGCGAACACGCTATCGCTGTGGATACGCATATTTTTCGTGTGGCTAACCGCACCGGTTTGGCGCGAGGAAAAACGCCGCTGGCTGTTGAAAAGAAATTAATGGAAGTAGTTCCTAAAAAATATTTAGCAGATGCTCACCACTGGCTAGTTTTACACGGCCGCTATATTTGCATAGCACGGCGGCCTAAATGTTCTGAATGCTTAATTAATGACTTGTGTGAATATCCCGATAAAACGCCTCTCAACTTATCCAATCCCACGGAATGA